The genomic interval gcttacccccaacAAGGCAACACACTGCTTGCACTCCAAGCACCTGAAGAGCGACCGGGAGCTCTTCCTTTcgttctcttcccccaccccgggggctgctgctgctacagctcACTGCGCCTTACTTCTGGTGGCAACGGAGCACCTCCACCTGGCTGTCCTCCCCTCCAGGACTGGCGCCTTCCTTGGGCGCTGGCCGCAGCCGCGGCTCCTTCATGCAGCAGCTCCTTCGGCTTCCCGCGCTCCTGGCTTTCGAAAGGCTGGAGAAGGAAGCGGGAACGCTGCGCCCAGCCTCCTCCCTTGCCAAAGGCGGGGAGCAGGAGCGCTCCTTCGGCTTGGGCACCTTCAGCGCGCACGCACTGCAGGCATGAGGCCCCCACCCTTGCCTGACTTGTGCTGTGTGCACCTGGGGCAGGGACTAAaatctactcaggctgcaatcctaaccacgctttcctgagagtaagcccaattgaacaaaatgggacttacttctgagtagacctggttaggcttgtgccctcagtcacCTGTGAGTCAGCCGACTGAACTCAGCGGAGCCTACATTTGAATAgtcatgcctaggactgcactgttagcatctatctatctatctatctatctatctatctatctatctatctagggtgaccagatgtcataactgcagaagagagtgaggcaccccaaaatgtaggacatccaagaaaaatgtaggacgtgacaaaataaaaactaaaaccacCTGtgctgtatattgatttcatgtgatttgtattggcaaccttcagtctcgaaagactatggtatcgcgctctgaaaggtggttctggcacagcgtctagtgtggctgaaaaggccaatccgggagtgacaatcccttccacaccgggagcaagtgcagtctgtccctggtctgtctccctggctatgggccttccttctttgcctcttagcctcagactgttggcaaagtgtctcttcaaactgggaaacgccatgctgcacagcctgcctccaagcgggccgctcagaggccagggtttcccacttgttgaggtccatccctaaggccttcagatccctcttgcagatgtccttgtatcgcagctgtggtctacctgtagggcgctttccttgcacgagttctccatagaggagatcctttgggatccggccatcatccattctcacgacatgaccaagccaatgcaggcgtctctgtttcagcagtgaatacatgctagggattccagcacgttccaggactgtgttgtttggaactttgtcctgccaggtgatgccgaggatgcgtcggaggcagcgcatgtggaaagcgctcagtttcctctcctgttgtgagcgaagagtccatgactcgctgcagtacagaagtgtactcaggacgcaagctctgtagacctggatcttggtatgttccgtcagcttcttgttggaccagactctctttgtgagtctggaaaacgtggtagctgctttaccgatgcacttgtttagcttggtatcgagagaatgagtgttggagatcgttgagccaaggtacacaaagtcatggacaacctccagttcatgctcagagattgtaatgcagggaggtgagtccacatcctgaaccatgacctgtgttttcttcaggctgattgtcagtccaaaatcttggcaggccttgctaaaacgatccatgagctgctggagatctttggcagagtgggtagtgacagctgcattgtcggcaaagaggaagtcacgcagacatttcagctggactttggattttgctctcagtctggagaggttgaagagctttccgtctgatctggtccggagatagatgccttctgttgcagttccaaaggcctgcttcagcaggacagcgaagaaaatcccaaacaaggttggtgcaagaacacagccctacttcactccgcttcggatgtcaaaagggtctgatgtggagccatcaaagacaacagtgcccttcatgtccttgtggaaagatctgatgatgctgaggagcctgggtggacatccaatcttggggagaatcttgaagaggccgtctctgctgaccaggtcgaaagcctttgtgagatctatgaaggctataaagagtggctgtcgttgttccctgcatttctcctgcagttgtctaagggagaataccatatcagtggtggacctgttggctcggaatccacactgcgattctggatagacgctctctgcaagtacctggagcctctttagtacaactcgggcaaacagtttTCATGTGATAAAACATTATATTACgtattactaaatttaaaactattttacatataatttattaaaattacagtcctgcaggggcctgctcacagggaaaaggagggcatttaagttttttccaggacacaaggctgtAAAAgatgacatgtcctggaaaaagaggacattatCTACCTATCTGGTTAGCATTTAATTGAACTCATaaaagtgttttgtgtttttttttaaaaaaagaaataacgGTATTAGTGAATAGATGAATGAGTCAGGAATAAACCAGCTTGGGAAATGATTAAAAAGGAATAGTTTTAACAGTTCAGTATCTGGAAAAGCAAGAGTTACTAAAAAATAAAGACATCCACTGATTGATGACTGCAATTCCACCATTTTAAGTACACTTTCTATACATGCCTATGAACAAAAATGATCCCAGGGAGGAGAGGTTGGAACAATTCCTGCTATGTCAAACTCAGTAGCATGGGCTAACATTGTAGAATGTACACACTGAAGAGCCACTACACCTGTAGAAGTGTGAAAAGTCAGTTGCAATTCTGGAAGTTGCTGAAAGGGGAAAAGCAACCATGGGAGTAGTGGCCAGAGCCCCTTGTTTGGAAGCACCCCAGGTTGCACACACTTCTCTTAAACTAATTCACACCTTTCACCGGGAGTGTGACTAAGAGCCAGCAATCTCCCCAAAACATGGTTTTGCTCTTTCGTTATCTGATCAAGGACGTCACTGAAGTTTCAAAAGAAAGGGCTAGAGGAAGATGCCTGTGCAGGAAGAGACTTGTAGGCATTTGGCTGTCTACCCCTCTACCTTTTGATCTTCTTAGGAAGCAGAGATAATATCAAAACATCTCTATAGCTCAACTGATGCATTCATTACAAAGCTATCAATTTCCTTTTATGGTAGATAATCCTTCAACATCACCATGCAAAGAAAATGTCATCTAGTTTGTCTTCCCAGTCCAGAAATAGTCCAGTTCTGCAGTGAGTCTTGCTGATTTCTTCTTTATAGGCATaacctcctcagaggaagggcggTACAAGAATGTGAAAATaagataaatactgtaaataagtCCTTCTAGGACCTGAAGCAttctgccaaatgctgccccccccccacctgatgatgtgccagcctctgttcctcatgctccctggattggaaaaggagggggggtaaagcagaggaggaagtatgagagagagaggagaatggtgagctAAAATGTCTGCACTGTAGTCATTTGCTCTCCTCACCTCTACACGTCCTCTTCCACTTCATCCTCctctctcttttccaatccagatgGAGGAGAGTGGACAAATGGAGGTGGGCACCCCTTCCCCTGCCGCTGCCTGAGGAAACCACCTCTGTCatgatggatgggctggccctatcTATAGTataactttgaggaggcttttaaaaacaaattcacaCTATGGGGATGGTGAATGTATCCAAAGAGACAATGCACTACCCAAACATAACCTTCTGCATACAAGTAAAGAAATGTACAGATGAAAACTAAAAAATATTAATAGTAATTAAATCTGGTTTGTGGCTGCTATTATTACGTTTAGCAGAAGCTGCAGAAAATGGCATACAGGCTTGATGCTGCCTGGTGCATTTAACACTTGCAATCCCACCCCCTGTATCCAACCCACACCACTGCACCAGTTCAGGGGATGGAGATGGATGAGCCCACACCACTGAGCCAGTTCAGCCCCAATTAGGTTGGGGAAAACTACTTGTGTGCGttccccccagcaacctggcatgcTAGACATCCCCACATAGTGAAGTTGGGAGCAGAACCCCCAAGCCAACCCCTCAGGTTCCAGAAGGTCCTGATTGGAGGACTTTGTAACAATGTTATAAAGTACTATAAGGCCCTATTGATCTGCTGAATTCAGTGGCTGGGAAACAGAGTGCTTTGGTTCCTACATTCCCTCAGGTTGCCCTGGTTCATGAGGCTGCTATGGCAAAATGAAATAGGTACACATTAGCTCAGTAAATAAATGCCACAATAAATGCCACAATATCCCTAAGTGAGGCTGCAAcgctatgcacattttcctgagagaagGCCCTATTGaaaagagattccagttggatatcAGCAAAACATTTCTGAATGTAATGGTGGTTCGgctgtggaacagattgccaagggaggtgatggattctcctttattggaaatcttcaagcagaggtttaggaggcacctgctggagatgctttcGGAAGGTTTTCCTGTTACAGGGAATTGGACTcaatgaccttttaggtcccttccaacttccATTGATTCTAttaaaacaatgggacttacttttgaatagacaagcataggcttgtgctcaaaGTATCCTTTGTAGTTACAAGAAACAGAATCCTATGCGCATTTAGAGATTCAGGCCTATGTGTATTCCAGCCTTATCTGATGCAACGTGCAACCACAAGAGAGCACTCTTTCCTttgatactctctctctctctctctctctctctctcacacacacacacacacacacacacacacacacacacacacacacaaacagggcCAAGCTAGTCAGAATCAGATATGGTATAACTCAGTCTGCAAACTTCTCCATGAGTGGCTTCATTTATCAACAGAGAAGCGGAAACAACAAAGATTGCCTTTGCCCTTTGGATTTTGGTTGGAAAGCTCttggctaatttttttttttcagctgataGGAGATCCTTGGTTCTTAAGGAGGAGGAGCCTTGGCAACACTTGGTAGATGCCTGTAAACTTTTCAAGTTACCCATCCTTTTGGAGGCAGGCAATATCAAAGGGCACTATGGATTACAATACATGAGGAGTGTTTACAGCCTGGAAGATTATTTATGTTTGGTTTTTACCTCTATAGTCATACATCCAAGCCAGGAGAAAAGGAATACAGGAACCCTCTCATTATCTTTTGAAATATGAAGATCAGAGGAAAAACCTAGGTTTAAAGTGTGGAGTGATGATCCTAGAAACTTGCTTATAAATTAGAAGGCACCCTGCTTCTGTAATAACAGATCCAAGAGCAGAGCTGTGATTCCAACGGCAGAGTGGGATCCAGGAGCCATCGTTGCTATCGCACACCTCGGGCAGAAATATCTAGTGCTCTGTGATCTTCCTCAAGATAGACCATATTGGAAAGCAGAGCATGTGGTCCGTTAGACTTTTCTATTGATGGATTAATTCCACAGAGCTCCTTTTGGAAGTCAATGTTGCATTGCTGCAAAATGGGAAGCAGTCAAGATGATGGGCTGTTGAACAGAATCTCATTCTCAGGACCAGCATCCCTTGGTACCAACCACGCAAGTCCTCATGGGCTAACACTCCGAGAACCATTCAGTGTTCCTTTCCACTTTGAGGCATCATACTGGGACCACCAAGCCTACAATGGATATTCAGGACACTTTTCCTATTTACCCTTTTCTGGGTATGTAGGAGTCTATGACTATTCTTTTGAGCCTGCCTTCATCCGAAAGAGGAACGAAAGGGAGAGGCAACGGGTTCGCTGTGTGAATGAGGGTTATGCACGCTTACGAGATCATCTTCCCAAGGAGCTGGCTGACAAGCGTCTCAGCAAAGTGGAGACCCTGAGAGCTGCCATCACTTACATCAACCACCTTCAGAATTTGCTGGACTATCCTTTAGATAAGAAAACAGTTCCGACTGCAGAGGCTC from Tiliqua scincoides isolate rTilSci1 chromosome 7, rTilSci1.hap2, whole genome shotgun sequence carries:
- the ASCL4 gene encoding achaete-scute homolog 4, which produces MGSSQDDGLLNRISFSGPASLGTNHASPHGLTLREPFSVPFHFEASYWDHQAYNGYSGHFSYLPFSGYVGVYDYSFEPAFIRKRNERERQRVRCVNEGYARLRDHLPKELADKRLSKVETLRAAITYINHLQNLLDYPLDKKTVPTAEAPAASGLSLRRECNSDGESKTSLASSPYSEFEEVCS